From Bombina bombina isolate aBomBom1 chromosome 1, aBomBom1.pri, whole genome shotgun sequence:
tattctaaattaaaaaagttacaagctcttttaccttaccagccctgaacagggccctttgcggggcatgccccaagaatttcagctcttttgcctgtaaaaaaaaacatacaataccccccccccaacattacaacccaccacccacatacccctaatctaacccaaaccccccttaaataaacctaacactaagcccctgaagatcttcctaccttgtcttcaccatccaggtatcaccgatccgtcctggctccaagatcttcatccaacccaagctggggttggcgatccataatccggtccagaagaggctccaaagtcttcctcctatccggcaagaagaggacatccggaccggcaaacatcttctccaagcggcatcttcgatcttcttccatccggagcgaagcggcaggatcctaaagacctccagcgcggaacatccatccggaccgacgactgaacgacgaatgactgttcctttaagggacgtcatccaagatggcgtccctcgaattccgattggctgataggattctatcagccaatcggaattaaggtaggaattttctgattggctgatggaatcagccaatcagaatcaagttcaatccgattggctgatccaatcagccaatcagattgagctcgcattctattggctgttccgatcagccaatagaatgcgagctcaatctgattggctgattggatcggccaatcggattgaactagattctgattggctgattccatcagccaatcagaaaattcctaccttaattccgattggctgatagaatcctatcagccaatcggaattcgagggacgccatcttggatgacgtcccttaaaggaacagtcattcgtcgttcagtcgtcggtccggatggatgttccgcgctggaggtcttcaggatcctgccgcttcgctccggatggaagaagatcgaagatgccgcttggagaagatgtttgccggtccggatgtcctcttcttgccggataggaggaagactttggagcctcttctggaccggattatggatcgccaacccccgcttgggttggatgaagatcttggagccaggacggatcggtgatacctggatggtgaagacaaggtaggaagatcttcaggggcttagtgttaggtttatttaaggggggtttgggttagattaggggtatgtgggtggtgggttgtaatgttggggggggggtattgtatgtttttttttacaggcaaaagagctgaaattcttggggcatgccccgcaaagggccctgttcagggctggtaaggtaaaagagcttgtaacttttttaatttagaatagggtagggaattttttattttggggggctttgttattttattagggggcttagagtaggtgtaattagtttaaaattgttgtaatatttttcttatgtttgtaaatatttttttattttctgtaacttagttcttttttattttttgtactttagctagtttatttaattgtatttatttgtaggaattgtgtttaattaatttattgatagtgtagtgttaggttaattgtaggtaattgtaggtagtttatttaattattttattgatagggtagtgttaggtttaattataacttaggttaggatttattttacaggtaaatttgttattattttaactatgtaactattaaatagttcttaactatttaatagctattttacctggttaaaataataacaaagttgcctgtaaaataaatattaatcctaaaatagctataatataattataatttatattgtagctatattaggatttattttacaggtaagtatttagctttaaataggaataatttatttaataagagttaatttattttgttagataaaaattatatttaacttaggggggtgttagtgttagggttagacttagctttaggggttaatcaatttattagaatagcggtgagctccggtcgtcagattaggggttaataattgaagttaggtgtcggcgatgttaaggagggcagattaggggttaatactatttatgatagggttagtgaggcggattaggggtcaatacatttattatagtagcgctcaggtccgctcggcagattaggggttaataagtgtaggcaggtgtcggcgacgttgaggggggcagattaggggttaataaatataatataggggtcggcgatgttagggcagcagattaggggtacatagggataacgtaggtggcggcgatttgcggtcggaagattaggggttaattattttaagtagctggcggcgacgttgtggggggcaagttaggggttaataaatgtaatacaggggtcggcggggttaggggcagcagattaggggtacataagtataacgtaggtggcggtcggcagattagctgttaaaaattttaatcgagtggcggcggtgtggggggacctcggtttaggggtacataggtagtttatgggtgttagtgtactttagggtacagtagttaagagctttataaaccggcgttagccagaaagctcttaactcctgctattttcaggcggctggaatcttgtcgttagagctctaacgctcacttcagaaacgactctaaataccagcgttagaaagatcccattgaaaatataggctacgcaaatggcgtagggggatctgcggtatggaaaagtcgcggctgaaaagtgagcgttagaccctttaatcactgaaataactgcatttaaatggtccctaagactctataaatcttagtatctatttgctatacactttagtgaaaggctaatattacatttaataatcccttatgaattattatacccactatataatattaacacacaatcactagcttaaactacttgtaaggtcataaactcacaaagtcttattccagcagtaacaaaagttttattacaatgaggctaattaaacattattacaatatgcagattaaatataaattacacatatgcaaatcacttataaatactcagcagtgaactatacatcaatattacactaatacatttgcccaatctatgtgaaagtatggtgtgctgaaattatgtgtctgtaaggatcacttacttctgatgttagctgtggtcaccattccaattgaaaaagagtgaaagagagagggtgaactccagtattcctgctacttttattgtaagtttttcatccctcccacaatgatgatgtcactcataagcaagccctcattgtaattttaagagtatatggtttcatcctgcatgtgctttgggggtagggaatggcattagccttagacaaaggatcttaagccagctggtcatccttctcagatgggggtctggtaatgtgatctttctacattccatagtgacctagtatctgaatgaggagttaaccccttctttaccattcagctgagttcttgtagaatacatataccatatatatatgtatatatatataccccttccagaccatatgtgaattcagatcatgccattattacattccccccttttggcaatggaggttaccatacccttccattccaatggttgttttatatgagtgaatctgatggaagattcctaaccccacctatgtgtgatggctatattagtgtactaaagacgcttccattcgcataccataatataagtgatatacacgtgcaattaatgattttaaataacaacacatacaaatttgaataattatacataatatagaaataaataatatgattataaatggatgtataaacagatttcccaatgcagaaccccatgatgactgtttcgaaaaggaatttgctaatttctgccaccaggtTGCACTTGACATCTCCGTAAaagtatgttcaatcctttgtagttcttgttcctgatggtagaaatttacatgaacacgttccccaaaatttttaagatgttctagtaacacagagtctttttgcaataaggttacccatttttgccaaggtgcatcatctactaatattggggttatgagtggagcccccaaggtagcgttatatgtgagtaactgtgggacagtgaagttaaactgtagtgaacttatcctcacagggtacccagtaatacaataaatccctggtgtgatttgttcccttgaattacacctgtcaaaccatacatgcacttcatctttaggcttcaatgcaacaaaacacacctttccttgtcctaagggaaaaatcatatcttggggattaactttctccacaaaaccattgcaatatgagtgattatgccagcaggaatcaaaaattattcttgcctggttgggtagacataaaattttagaaggaaaccttatgcagccagacatgtctacctgttccatatgggaaccattccatataaaatttgggaactctaactcatgatgcaaaacatgagattctgtgacaggtgttcctagtgaaaacaaatgataaacattctgataggtaccactagtgggcacaagtgaagtagccctgcatatattttccctgcatcccaaccaactgtttaaccataattctctgtgttttgatgcaaaactgttaacaacagactgctcccaccctcccaaaggtgtatggttattttccatagcctgtgctattaatttaaagtcagttgataattctgtttgcatggaaatatacacaaaatcccaggatacttcccttaacctactaattactcctatcagtatttcctctgtatgttgaatggcaggaccctgaacctgaatgactgtctgtgtcagtgtctctaccagggtgtttatcatttgttgcgtatgaatcccttttgcatttaacatcccttgagactgtaaggttgctgttaagctggatatgtcaatggaatttaccacacctagccctgttcccacacctcccaaaactgtatccatgatatccctcctagtccttctcctagtaccttctgcccacttaactaatgctttttccatagtggcagtaattctggaacaattttggtaatgtgtggaaactagccaatctattattttaatcttccacgtgataaattggaatgtggcatccctcaatactggagttggcttgattgtacttgtttgaaatggaccactagaaacaacacttttccccttacacattggagtattgtcataatgtttcatctttggtgtagtgattaaagtagaatagatcaaaggcGTAAATGTGGTTGTTTCCTTTATTTGGtctatttttaagtatacttcaatccctccaccaaagttggCAGCTGTAACCctccaattaatcccttctccaatttgttgttcaaatataaccttggttatattatagttatcgccatttatagtgtgaataggatttgtaaatgttgtagacacagaaacaccttctcccaccagacctacagtccattttccccaagccacccacttacattcccattcaactttattaccctgattgaccctccaaaaaccaattaaattgtcttgatgtttttctgcaaatatttcaattttcccacccacattaaaagtcaattttcccaAACAATCTTTGTGAAGGTCTTGAGAGCTCCATAAGCCTGTCCATCCTCTGATGATGCTGCTTGAGCTCCATCTACGACTCCTTGTGAGGTTTGTGATTGACAGTTCATTACAGTCACAGATTGGaagtttttgcaataacacccacacaaatacaaataggtttgtggcgatcattcctctcaggctccacataatgaaatctgtcaaaaaaagattaagagaatatcagttcttagcagaaatatctacatctgggacaactgtccctctatacaatttacattggtcaacatggacccatttgtaaccaggctgccttctggttttcccaggggttgatctttctattttaattacagtattacccaatttgtccaaaattctataaggtccttcccaatttgcatcccagggagaatttttgcgaaaatttttaatcatgatcaatccccccttctcaaacagaggtgtttgaggtgtagatgaaaatttacaatctgttggggccatattagaggcagcaaaaattagcagtgagctcaactgctcctgaatttgggagagatattgatctctagacacagattctctcaagggagtagacaattgtggttcacctgggtggcctaatgccatctttctccctgtcatgagctcatagggagaacacttggtagcatttgatggtgtagctctaatagccattagaactgctggaagatgtgtgacccatgatttaccatactgggaaagcatttttgacaattttgtttttaatgtgcgattcatgcgctcaactataccagaggattgtggatgatatggtacatgaaatcttgtctgtattcccagtagggcacagagattttgcattacctgacctgtaaaatgtgtacccctgtctgattcaatgagtgttggaaacccccatcttgagaaaacatgttcccacagtgctctggcagtagcctgtgcagtatcacaatgaagtggaatagcctcaacccattttgaaaaaatatctacaattactagggcatacctgagacccccctttgatagtggaagtgggcctataaaatcaatttggatagctttccaggggccatctgctactggtattctctggagaatgggtctctgacctttagggcgtggattaatttgagcacaaattaaacattcttgtacacattttaaacaggtttctgctaaatctggccaatgAAATTTTTGCCTTAAATGGTACTCTAATGCACTTTGCCCAATATGCCCAAGAAaagaatgtgtttgctgtgttataggtccctgcaaatgacttgGGACCACAAAAACCAATTTAGCCTGTGGATCATTGGGATTAgagtaacatattaacccattacaaattgaataaccatttgggagtgtttgctgttcctgtaacagagggaaaaagttaggatctttagcttgttctgttttcaaatcaggtacctctgaatctaccattgtaatctttgctatgtgtaccattgtatctttagatgtaacatgctctctccatgcttcctgtgtctcactgtcattctcatctgattgccatggttccccatctacagctgcctgtttggctaacatgtccacatgtgcattcccttgtgaatgtgcatctgtgaaatgtgtgtgtgccttaactttaacaatagctgactgcaatgggtgctgtgttccccaatctaccaatttcttaagggcttgaacatgtgacaatggtttgcctgctgagtctaccattcctcttagattccaaattggtaagtactctgtcagtgatctggtcacataggcactgtcactgtatatacaaatgtcttgtgtgtcaaacctgtggcaagccatagaaatggcttctaattctgctctctgtgctgagaatgatcttggtaacataaatttaagagctaattgttgcgaggggacccaaatagcaaaaccagtattaaattgaccatcctgccaaaatcttgagccatctacataaatttgtaaatcctggggagaagttttgtccctgaacaatttatgaggcgtttccctgtgtgtgaatgtctctgtgcagtcatggggttcaccctgagtgtgcattagttggggtaatgtgtattttgcattgtgttgtacagtgatgtcacgatgttgcaaatctattaaccacctagtCACTCTTTGTGTTGAAACCCCACTTAATGATTTCTCCAATAACAGCTTTATAGGGGTATGTGGTGTTTGGAGGATGAGCTTCCCAAATCCCACTATATGCTCAGTAGCCTGAACTGACCAATGCACCCCTAACAAAGCCTTGATACATGCGTCATAACCTTTCTCTACTGGAGTAAGAAGCCTGGAAaaatagccaacaggcctccatttttcagccttctcctgcagtaggactgtggaaattgaagtgtcagatgtgtatgtttgtaaagcaaaaggggcctccctctccactgtggcaagggcaggggctgatgctaaaccttcctttaacactttaaatgcttcctcatgttctgtattccaaggaattttcccaacatcctcccctttcaaaagatcatagagaggttttgctttttcagcaaacccttcaatgaaatcacgagaaaaatttaccaagcctaagaattgtcttaaggactgcctatgcaaaggtctgggcacctgaagtatggctgtaactcgttctctagtagggcatcttgtacccctttgtattgatactcccaaaaatgtcaccttttgtctcattaattgtactttcgaagtgtttaacttgaggccagattcagcaatcaagccaaacagttcattcagccgctccaaatgttcctctactgtctctgtttgtaacaaaatatcatctacatactgtatgatactttctgggactgagaatgtttttaatacctctgctaatgcttggtgaaagtatgtAGGCGAGCTGTGGAAGCCCTGAGGAAGCGAATTGAAGCAAAATTGCATGTTATCAAAGCAGAAagcaaacttatattggcactctggggctagtctgacactccaaaaaccattacttatatccagaacagaataccacctacatgtggcactcagtttggataccacttcaggagtagaagcaactagatttgtaacaggtggggtaactttattcaccatacgaaaatcagcagttaacctccaagtattatttgctttccttactggccacaaaggagaattattagaggaggaacatttcctaattatcccttggctttcaagctgactaataatttgcctcacaggttcaatagcttctgctggaaaacgatactgtctttgtggaggggggtcagggcctacaatattgatttcaatgccttttaatatgccacaatcattcttatgttgagcccatatgtcagggaaatccatgaccaatctcttcaaatcagggtgactttcagtatccggccacaccctttctgaaggaattgatgcaatggatgctatgggactgatgtaagagtcatctaatattacaggttttctccctctagtatccctccacaaaacattgttacataggtccactatcatcccttctgatctcattatatcagcaccaagtattgtaccctctgtgtttttgctctgccaaatgggaatttccttagtccactgattacctagtgtcatagtcacatttgggataagggatgcttgggactgggatcccccaagtcccacaagaaatgtctgtcttgtcccttgtgggggacttaatggtaagtctgtcaaagttactgaagctcctgtgtctatgaggagttttgtgcgatggccctcaatcacaccatagacacagggacgtccagaatgatccctaaaggtgttacatatagggaccatgtcatccagggcctgaggtagtcagtcagagcaggatatcagaggagaattattttcataattcttttcatgatatcccacttcccctccccccacagtcatcactctcaaagcctcatgcgctgggccatacagattagtaccaggcctaagctttgcggtgtattcctgtcctgttttatctgggggcttaatcttgttatttttccctacccaattatgtgcatagctttcttttggaggtgcagagggatgtaatctttcctgccctccctcagtttccttctgaattctctttaagaatctgcaatctactcgtctgtgcccatatttattgcagtaatggcaagtacctttgaagggaccctctgaatatttttgtttcccttcattagtggttaccacagcaattctgtgttgccctgtgttctttttctttaaaatgttctgcctagccttacctataatagataacacaccctctagtgtattcttttcctcagccatcatttgtatgctaggttccaaatatgtgaattttttaattaaatactgcaacatatcatgaggtgtttgttctggtgaaattctgtgtgtcagtctatataattgttcaaatttagctgcaaatacccatgggtcatcatttaatgctacttgcatttctgcaagagagtgactgtccaaatctctactccctgtcactagtttacaaacagcttttaatctgtccccatctgaaccccatttatcctccttaaaccaatctgtgttcaaattaactgggcctgcaactggtgattgtaatctagctgcaatgctGCCTGGAAGCCACATTTTTAACAAAAAGCATGCTTCCTTATGTGACAGCATGTATTGTTTTACtgcagactcaaaatttgacatgttagtgaaaacatctgctttaacatcatacactggaaagagaggttttaactttaccagttgtctcattactttatctctatcttgttttATAAGGGTAGTTGATACCAGGGATGATGTTTCAGCAGAGGtggtagaaaaaagtaaattttgcgattgagttaaatttcttcccctggatcttacactgggtgttagtgataaagtatctgtttgatgttctgtgtttaatgttcttggcctagttatctgtggggttagtattggaatgtgtgtgctctctgtattttgtgtgtgattcaATCTTTCCTCACTGTGTGGAATAGGCACCCTCCCCCCATCAACATGTGGGCTTTGCACCCTTCCCCCATCAACATGTGCCCCATCTTCCTGCGACACACATGCATTGTCCTCATTTAATACTGCAACAGGGGTTAAGTTTGCAAGTCCCTGTCTCAATGAAGCAATAAGTTGGCCTCTTGCGtcataattttcttctaaagtattaatatattctgcatttacCCCACATGTGGGGCAATTCTCATCTAATGTGTTACAATTGATCTCTGTTAACATGGCTATTGGGGGAGAATGTTCAAAGATTGCTCTATTCATTTGGTCTTTGATAGCTAACAACAGTTTCATGCAATTCTgtaatttggatttttcttttgttaaacaaaacctttttttatcaataagcttattctcattctcacattgcaaccacacatctttcagtcttttaactatGTCAGTATTTTCATCAACAACaggctcaaatgtgctacattctgcatatttaacaattaattccatactcacactttaaagtgtcttcagactgccagcaaatcagattcacgtcCTGCGCGATATGATTTTCTCTGCGTCTGGTTCAACTGATCCTTAGGTAATGCCTCTCTGGATCTGTAGTCTTGGCCAAAGACTTTACTGCTGAAACGCTCAACTCAAAAACAgtatagcaaaaactaggttcaattttcgtccaaaaatcacacttgtattataaaaagaACCTGGATTAGTCCCCCCTTAAAACAAGTGTAGTTGGTAAGAAAATTCGCTGGCTCGCCAatgaaataactgcatttaaatggtccctaagactctataaatcttagtatctatttgctatacactttagtgaaaggctaatattacatttaataatcccttatgaattattatacccactatataatattaacacacaatcactagcttaaactacttgtaaggtcataaactcacaaagtcttattccagcagtaacaaaagttttattacaatgaggctaattaaacattattacaatatgcagattaaatataaattacacatatgcaaatcacttataaatactcagcagtgaactatacatcaatattacactaatacatttgcccaatctatgtgaaagtatggtgtgctgaaattatgtgtctgtaaggatcacttacttctgatgttagctgtggtcaccattccaattgaaaaagagtgaaagagagagggtgaactccagtattcctgctacttttattgtaagtttttcatccctcccacaatgatgatgtcactcataagcaagccctcattgtaattttaagagtatatggtttcatcctgcatgtgctttgggggtagggaatggcattagccttagacaaaggatcttaagccagctggtcatccttctcagatgggggtctggtaatgtgatctttctacattccatagtgacctagtatctgaatgaggagttaaccccttctttaccattcagctgagttcttgtagaatacatataccatatatatatgtatatatatataccccttccagaccatatgtgaattcagatcatgccattattacaatcactgactccaaataccagcgggcggccaaaaccagcgttaggagcctctaacgctggttttgacggctaccgccgaactccaaatctaggccatagagagcctactgtgcttacttgctgccctccctagtctatgagccatgactcatatgtgtttaacctttttttaacccccccccaaaaaaaaaattatttcaataatttttctagtgtaatctaatagtattttctatcaggcgtgtgtgtatccgacatacagagcctactgtttttaatagctgcccttccaaggctttcagccacgactcatatgtatgtgcttaacctttttcttaaaatttccaaaaaaaagtctttaaatcattatgctagtgtaatctaattgtattttctatcaggcctgtgtctgtctatctgacttacacagcatactgttgttataattgctgccctacgtagcagccagccagtgcgaccactcatagagtcatatgtgcattgcacttcttaacataattttaatattaaaatctaaaattttcaaatattttgctagtgtaatgtaacttaattttctatcagtcctgtgtttttgtcacttacacagcatactgtgttaaattgctgccctaactaccatccacgactcatatctgccagcctgtctgccaggcccaagtagccaattagtggcaccaatcacaattcttgtaacagtaataaaaaaaaaaatcataattttttggactgcaaatattcagtctcctagtgccattgaattttatttacctcctgcctgccactgccagccttttgtgccaggccgtctagccaactatttacaccaatcataattgttgtcacagtcagacagtatagttattaatttaaaaaaaaattttttttagtgttgatcttaatcctcagtttgctcgtgcctttgaattgcacttttctacagccttccaagcctgtgtgccaggcctacttaaaaaatatttataccaatcatatttgttgtgacagtattctaataattaaaaattaaaatttttggtaatagttgctgtgatttgaatcctcaatttgctggtgccattgaatagcactttcatcctgccttgcagcctgctgtgagccaggcccccacctagccaatagttgtcagcaatcatatttctgttaacagtattgtgacagtattctaataattaaaaattataatttttggtaatagttgctgtgatttgaatcctcagtttgctggtgccattgaatagcactttcctcctgccttgcagcctgctgtgagccaggcccacctagccaattgttgtcaacaatcatatttctgttaacagtattgcaaaaattgtcaatcatcattgtTTAGTCagaaatcagtctcctagtttccttgaattgcatctacctcctgcctgccatccttttgtgtcaggccgtcttgccaactatttacaccaatcctaattttttgtcacagt
This genomic window contains:
- the LOC128645783 gene encoding uncharacterized protein LOC128645783, which encodes MWSLRGMIATNLFVFVWVLLQKLPICDCNELSITNLTRSRRWSSSSIIRGWTGLWSSQDLHKDCLGKLTFNVGGKIEIFAEKHQDNLIGFWRVNQGNKVEWECKWVAWGKWTVGLVGEGVSVSTTFTNPIHTINGDNYNITKVIFEQQIGEGINWRVTAANFGGGIEVYLKIDQIKETTTFTPLIYSTLITTPKMKHYDNTPMCKGKSVVSSGPFQTSTIKPTPVLRDATFQFITWKIKIIDWLVSTHYQNCSRITATMEKALVKWAEGTRRRTRRDIMDTVLGGVGTGLGVVNSIDISSLTATLQSQGMLNAKGIHTQQMINTLVETLTQTVIQVQGPAIQHTEEILIGVISRLREVSWDFVYISMQTELSTDFKLIAQAMENNHTPLGGWEQSVVNSFASKHRELWLNSWLGCRENICRATSLVPTSGTYQNVYHLFSLGTPVTESHVLHHELEFPNFIWNGSHMEQVDMSGCIRFPSKILCLPNQARIIFDSCWHNHSYCNGFVEKVNPQDMIFPLGQGKVCFVALKPKDEVHVWFDRCNSREQITPGIYCITGYPVRISSLQFNFTVPQLLTYNATLGAPLITPILVDDAPWQKWVTLLQKDSVLLEHLKNFGERVHVNFYHQEQELQRIEHTFTEMSSATWWQKLANSFSKQSSWGSALGNLFIHPFIIILFISILCIIIQICMCCYLKSLIARVYHLYYGMRMEASLVH